A single window of Carettochelys insculpta isolate YL-2023 chromosome 13, ASM3395843v1, whole genome shotgun sequence DNA harbors:
- the LOC142020066 gene encoding G-protein coupled receptor 83-like isoform X2: MTRPMQLLPSLPQVAVLEEFDHSSSLAKFMSIYQARNRTAFNWTDSRIVEWEKFAELAKYEPESQKPTVKALLIVAYSVIIIMSLFGNMLVCHVVIKNKRRHSATSIFIVNLAVSDIMITLLNTPFTLVILNPLKQRMSLTRGALSVTVIWLMATCFSLPHAIYQKLFQYNYREATVRSLCLPDFPEPAEVVWKYLDLSTFFLLYLLPLLIITITYAHLAKKLWLRNAIGDITTQQYITHHKNKKKSIKMLVLVVVVFAICWFPLNCYVVLISSLGIKTKNSLYFTLHWFAMSSTCYNPFIYCWLNESFRSELKSLLSMCQKVPRTQDNMLPAVVMAYRDAWIEQTRYKQRPFSQTTRSTTNVQTVNTDL; the protein is encoded by the exons ATGACTCGTCCCATGCAGttgcttccctcccttccccaagtCGCAGTTCTGGAGGAGTTTGACCATAGCTCTTCTTTGGCCAAGTTCATGTCAATCTACCAGGCACGCAACAGGACAGCCTTCAATTGGACAGACAGCCGGATTGTAGAATGGGAGAAGTTTGCTGAGCTGGCCAAGTATGAACCAGAGTCCCAGAAGCCCACAGTGAAAGCTCTTCTAATTGTGGCATACTCAGTTATCATCATCATGTCCCTCTTTGGCAACATGCTGGTTTGCCACGTGGTAATCAAGAACAAGAGGAGGCACTCAGCCACCAGTATCTTCATCGTCAATCTGGCTGTGTCTGATATCATGATCACTCTGCTGAACACTCCCTTCACTCTG GTTATTTTGAACCCACTAAAGCAAAGGATGTCCCTGACAAGAGGAGCACTGAGCGTTACTGTTATCTGGCTGATGGCAACTTGCTTCTCCTTACCCCATGCCATCTATCAGAAGCTTTTCCAGTACAACTACCG GGAAGCTACCGTCCGGAGTTTGTGTCTTCCTGATTTTCCTGAGCCTGCAGAGGTGGTGTGGAAATACTTGGACCTTTCCACTTTCTTCCTTCTCTATCTTTTGCCCCTTCTGATTATCACCATCACCTACGCCCACCTGGCCAAGAAGCTGTGGCTGCGCAATGCCATTGGGGACATCACCACACAGCAGTACATTACTCACCACAAGAATAAGAAGAAGAGCATCAAGATGCTGGTGTTGGTTGTGGTGGTCTTTGCTATCTGCTGGTTCCCACTCAACTGTTACGTAGTGCTTATCTCCAGCCTGGGCATCAAGACAAAAAACTCCCTCTATTTCACTCTACACTGGTTTGCCATGAGCAGCACTTGCTATAATCCCTTCATCTACTGCTGGCTGAATGAGAGCTTTCGCTCAGAGCTCAAGTCCTTACTCAGCATGTGCCAGAAGGTACCACGAACACAGGACAACATGTTACCGGCTGTGGTCATGGCCTATCGAGATGCATGGATCGAGCAAACCAGGTACAAGCAGAGGCCTTTCTCACAGACCACTCGCTCCACCACAAATGTGCAGACAGTCAACACAGATTTGTGA
- the LOC142020066 gene encoding G-protein coupled receptor 83-like isoform X1, with the protein MTRPMQLLPSLPQVAVLEEFDHSSSLAKFMSIYQARNRTAFNWTDSRIVEWEKFAELAKYEPESQKPTVKALLIVAYSVIIIMSLFGNMLVCHVVIKNKRRHSATSIFIVNLAVSDIMITLLNTPFTLVRFVNSTWVFGKAMCHISRFVQYCSLHVSTLTLTAIALDRHQVILNPLKQRMSLTRGALSVTVIWLMATCFSLPHAIYQKLFQYNYREATVRSLCLPDFPEPAEVVWKYLDLSTFFLLYLLPLLIITITYAHLAKKLWLRNAIGDITTQQYITHHKNKKKSIKMLVLVVVVFAICWFPLNCYVVLISSLGIKTKNSLYFTLHWFAMSSTCYNPFIYCWLNESFRSELKSLLSMCQKVPRTQDNMLPAVVMAYRDAWIEQTRYKQRPFSQTTRSTTNVQTVNTDL; encoded by the exons ATGACTCGTCCCATGCAGttgcttccctcccttccccaagtCGCAGTTCTGGAGGAGTTTGACCATAGCTCTTCTTTGGCCAAGTTCATGTCAATCTACCAGGCACGCAACAGGACAGCCTTCAATTGGACAGACAGCCGGATTGTAGAATGGGAGAAGTTTGCTGAGCTGGCCAAGTATGAACCAGAGTCCCAGAAGCCCACAGTGAAAGCTCTTCTAATTGTGGCATACTCAGTTATCATCATCATGTCCCTCTTTGGCAACATGCTGGTTTGCCACGTGGTAATCAAGAACAAGAGGAGGCACTCAGCCACCAGTATCTTCATCGTCAATCTGGCTGTGTCTGATATCATGATCACTCTGCTGAACACTCCCTTCACTCTG GTTCGGTTTGTGAACAGCACGTGGGTATTTGGAAAGGCCATGTGTCATATCAGCCGCTTCGTGCAGTACTGCTCTCTGCATGTCTCCACACTCACCTTGACAGCCATAGCCTTGGACAGACACCAG GTTATTTTGAACCCACTAAAGCAAAGGATGTCCCTGACAAGAGGAGCACTGAGCGTTACTGTTATCTGGCTGATGGCAACTTGCTTCTCCTTACCCCATGCCATCTATCAGAAGCTTTTCCAGTACAACTACCG GGAAGCTACCGTCCGGAGTTTGTGTCTTCCTGATTTTCCTGAGCCTGCAGAGGTGGTGTGGAAATACTTGGACCTTTCCACTTTCTTCCTTCTCTATCTTTTGCCCCTTCTGATTATCACCATCACCTACGCCCACCTGGCCAAGAAGCTGTGGCTGCGCAATGCCATTGGGGACATCACCACACAGCAGTACATTACTCACCACAAGAATAAGAAGAAGAGCATCAAGATGCTGGTGTTGGTTGTGGTGGTCTTTGCTATCTGCTGGTTCCCACTCAACTGTTACGTAGTGCTTATCTCCAGCCTGGGCATCAAGACAAAAAACTCCCTCTATTTCACTCTACACTGGTTTGCCATGAGCAGCACTTGCTATAATCCCTTCATCTACTGCTGGCTGAATGAGAGCTTTCGCTCAGAGCTCAAGTCCTTACTCAGCATGTGCCAGAAGGTACCACGAACACAGGACAACATGTTACCGGCTGTGGTCATGGCCTATCGAGATGCATGGATCGAGCAAACCAGGTACAAGCAGAGGCCTTTCTCACAGACCACTCGCTCCACCACAAATGTGCAGACAGTCAACACAGATTTGTGA